The following are encoded in a window of Kitasatospora fiedleri genomic DNA:
- a CDS encoding acyl carrier protein: MQEQIRTFVLTALAGMNYDVSQVTSETDLGPAGLDLESLALADLAVQVEEEFGIRFELDDMESTALMTIDEFSAEVAARVAKSTVSTA; encoded by the coding sequence ATGCAGGAACAGATCCGCACGTTCGTCCTGACCGCCCTGGCCGGGATGAACTACGACGTCTCGCAGGTCACTTCGGAGACCGACCTCGGCCCGGCCGGCCTCGACCTGGAGTCGCTGGCGCTGGCCGACCTCGCGGTGCAGGTCGAGGAGGAGTTCGGCATCCGCTTCGAGCTGGACGACATGGAGTCCACCGCGCTGATGACCATCGACGAGTTCAGCGCCGAGGTGGCCGCCCGGGTCGCCAAGTCCACGGTGAGCACCGCCTGA
- a CDS encoding acyl carrier protein: MSTDARTRFGRAEALAMLARYGDRSPEQVDEHLGSLELAWLIAQAEQSYGVQVDLDDERLDAIRTVDDAVAALGAQLAAAPAGAGAGAGAGPGAGVTAGATAGVEAATEAGAAAP; the protein is encoded by the coding sequence ATGAGCACGGACGCCCGCACGCGCTTCGGCCGGGCCGAGGCGCTGGCCATGCTCGCCCGCTACGGCGACCGCTCCCCCGAGCAGGTCGACGAGCACCTGGGCTCGCTGGAACTGGCCTGGCTGATCGCCCAGGCCGAACAGAGCTACGGCGTGCAGGTCGACCTGGACGACGAACGCCTGGACGCCATCCGCACGGTGGACGACGCCGTCGCCGCGCTCGGCGCGCAGCTCGCCGCCGCCCCGGCCGGGGCCGGTGCCGGTGCCGGTGCCGGTCCCGGTGCGGGTGTAACGGCGGGTGCCACGGCCGGTGTCGAGGCCGCCACGGAGGCGGGGGCCGCCGCGCCATGA
- a CDS encoding DUF3050 domain-containing protein, which produces MSDRYHWDRSHPGLTALRESIEEVRHEVVSHPMYLSLDSLEKVRTFQQTHVFAVWDFMSLLKCLQRQLTCVTLPWLPDGPTASRRLINEIVLVEESDELGDGYISHFELYLDGMARAGADTAPVEAFLDAIRAGRSVAEAAKTAEIPEAAAEFAAVTFRIIEDAPVHCQAAAFAFGREDLIPEMFEQVVRIDDAEGRLSVFKDYLARHIEVDGEQHTPMAMQMLIDLCGDDTERWEECAATVRTALRARVGLWDAITAAL; this is translated from the coding sequence ATGAGCGACCGTTACCACTGGGACCGCAGCCACCCCGGCCTGACCGCCCTGCGCGAGTCCATCGAGGAGGTCCGCCACGAGGTGGTGTCGCACCCGATGTACCTGTCGCTGGACAGCCTGGAGAAGGTGCGGACCTTCCAGCAGACCCACGTGTTCGCCGTCTGGGACTTCATGTCCCTGCTCAAGTGCCTCCAGCGGCAGCTCACCTGCGTGACCCTGCCGTGGCTGCCGGACGGTCCGACCGCGAGCCGCCGGCTGATCAACGAGATCGTGCTGGTCGAGGAGAGCGACGAGCTCGGCGACGGCTACATCAGCCACTTCGAGCTGTACCTGGACGGCATGGCCAGGGCGGGCGCGGACACCGCCCCGGTCGAGGCGTTCCTGGACGCGATCCGGGCCGGCCGGTCGGTCGCGGAGGCCGCGAAGACGGCCGAGATCCCGGAGGCGGCGGCCGAGTTCGCGGCCGTCACGTTCCGGATCATCGAGGACGCGCCGGTGCACTGCCAGGCCGCGGCGTTCGCGTTCGGCCGGGAGGACCTGATCCCGGAGATGTTCGAGCAGGTGGTCCGGATCGACGACGCCGAGGGCCGGCTGAGCGTCTTCAAGGACTACCTGGCCCGGCACATCGAGGTGGACGGCGAGCAGCACACCCCGATGGCGATGCAGATGCTGATCGACCTGTGCGGCGACGACACCGAGCGCTGGGAGGAGTGCGCGGCGACGGTCCGCACCGCGCTGCGGGCCCGGGTCGGGCTGTGGGACGCGATCACGGCCGCGCTGTGA
- a CDS encoding alpha-ketoacid dehydrogenase subunit beta produces the protein MTLLSYAKAMNRALADALEADPAVCVFGEDVGAGLAGLTLGLQQRFGAERVVDVPLSEQAFTSAGIGAALTGMRPVIELQIPSLLFLVFEQLANQAHKFSLMTGGQARVPLTVVVPGSGSRSGWAGQHSDHPYGLFAHVGIKTLVPATPTDAYGLLSSAIADDDPVVLFAPAGALGVREDVTAPLVPLPLGEARTARRGSDVTVLAVGHLVQQALAVAEELADEVSVEVLDPRTLYPLDRAALVESLDRTGRLVVADDSNRFAGFAAEVLAVAAEECRLLAPPRRVTRPDGAVLPFALALDRALQPSAEQLRDAIRAVLK, from the coding sequence GTGACGCTGTTGTCGTACGCCAAGGCGATGAACCGGGCGCTGGCGGACGCGCTGGAGGCCGATCCGGCGGTGTGCGTGTTCGGCGAGGACGTCGGCGCGGGCCTGGCCGGTCTGACGCTGGGCCTGCAGCAGCGCTTCGGCGCCGAGCGGGTGGTGGACGTGCCGCTGTCGGAGCAGGCGTTCACCTCGGCGGGCATCGGGGCGGCGCTGACCGGGATGCGGCCGGTGATCGAGTTGCAGATCCCGTCGCTGCTGTTCCTGGTGTTCGAGCAACTCGCCAACCAGGCGCACAAGTTCTCGCTGATGACGGGCGGTCAGGCCCGGGTGCCGCTGACCGTGGTGGTGCCGGGCTCGGGCTCGCGCAGCGGCTGGGCGGGCCAGCACTCCGACCACCCGTACGGCCTGTTCGCGCACGTCGGCATCAAGACGCTGGTGCCCGCGACGCCCACCGACGCGTACGGGCTGCTGAGTTCGGCGATCGCGGACGACGACCCGGTGGTGCTGTTCGCCCCGGCGGGCGCGCTGGGCGTCCGGGAGGACGTGACGGCGCCGCTGGTCCCGCTGCCGCTGGGCGAGGCCCGGACGGCCCGGCGGGGCTCGGACGTGACGGTGCTGGCGGTCGGCCACCTGGTCCAGCAGGCGCTGGCGGTGGCCGAGGAGTTGGCGGACGAGGTGTCGGTGGAGGTGCTCGACCCGCGCACCCTGTACCCGCTGGACCGGGCGGCCCTGGTGGAGTCGCTGGACCGCACCGGGCGGCTGGTGGTGGCCGACGACTCCAACCGCTTCGCCGGTTTCGCCGCCGAGGTGCTGGCGGTCGCCGCCGAGGAGTGCCGACTGCTCGCCCCGCCCCGCCGAGTCACCCGCCCCGACGGCGCGGTCCTCCCGTTCGCCCTCGCCCTGGACCGGGCCCTGCAACCGAGCGCCGAGCAGCTGCGGGACGCGATCCGCGCCGTCCTGAAGTGA
- a CDS encoding beta-ketoacyl synthase N-terminal-like domain-containing protein, with protein MTPTASATTSATALRDGPPRRAVLVGGIGVRSAFGAGLAALTDGVLAGRPAFTPVERFDTAAHRTDRAATGPGSPRLADQLVAVLAEAGALSGPVDPGQPPAEEEVLLALHGDRRAGPVAAEVAERTGLRPRVYTGACVAASGAVADAAALIASGRRERVLVAAGYLVEPDTFAVFDAGRALATDGAVRPFSLGRRGMLLGDAAVAVVLESAPALRRRGGRALARIAGWARTGDAFHVCRPHPDGTGLARAVHGALDRAGAAPEAIGYVNANGAGSKLGDLAEAAALRAVFPAGTPPVSSTKSVHGHALEASALLELAATVGALRAGSLPVNAGWQAPDPGCPLDLVLDRPRPAAPGLALTVNAAFGGANTALLVAPA; from the coding sequence ATGACCCCGACCGCGTCCGCGACCACGTCCGCGACCGCGCTCCGGGACGGTCCGCCGCGGCGCGCCGTCCTGGTCGGCGGCATCGGCGTGCGCTCGGCGTTCGGCGCCGGGCTCGCGGCGCTGACCGACGGCGTGCTCGCCGGGCGGCCGGCCTTCACCCCGGTGGAGCGCTTCGACACCGCCGCGCACCGCACCGACCGGGCCGCCACCGGGCCGGGCTCGCCCCGGCTGGCCGACCAGCTGGTCGCGGTGCTCGCCGAGGCGGGCGCGCTCTCCGGCCCGGTCGACCCCGGACAGCCGCCTGCGGAGGAGGAGGTGCTGCTCGCCCTGCACGGCGACCGGCGGGCCGGTCCGGTCGCGGCGGAGGTCGCCGAACGGACCGGGCTGCGGCCCCGGGTCTACACCGGGGCGTGCGTCGCGGCGTCCGGCGCCGTCGCCGACGCCGCCGCGCTGATCGCCTCCGGGCGCCGCGAACGGGTGCTGGTCGCGGCCGGGTACCTGGTCGAGCCGGACACCTTCGCGGTGTTCGACGCCGGCCGGGCGCTGGCCACGGACGGCGCCGTCCGCCCGTTCAGCCTGGGCCGCCGGGGCATGCTGCTCGGCGACGCGGCGGTCGCCGTCGTCCTGGAGTCCGCACCGGCCCTGCGCCGGCGCGGCGGCCGGGCCCTCGCCCGGATCGCCGGCTGGGCTCGGACGGGGGACGCCTTCCACGTCTGCCGGCCGCACCCCGACGGCACCGGCCTGGCCCGGGCGGTGCACGGCGCGCTCGACCGGGCGGGCGCCGCACCGGAGGCGATCGGCTACGTCAACGCCAACGGCGCGGGCTCCAAGCTCGGCGACCTGGCCGAGGCCGCCGCGCTGCGCGCCGTCTTCCCGGCCGGCACCCCGCCGGTCAGCTCCACCAAGTCCGTGCACGGCCACGCCCTGGAGGCTTCCGCCCTGCTCGAACTCGCCGCCACCGTGGGCGCGTTGCGCGCCGGGTCGCTGCCGGTGAACGCCGGCTGGCAGGCCCCCGACCCGGGCTGCCCGCTGGACCTGGTGCTCGACCGCCCCCGCCCGGCCGCCCCCGGCCTGGCGCTGACCGTCAACGCCGCGTTCGGCGGCGCCAACACCGCGCTCCTGGTGGCCCCCGCATGA
- a CDS encoding class I adenylate-forming enzyme family protein, whose translation MTLTPTPVRGGTVAADWVDEQLLAGPDGKPCLRFGAPVNRGTLRALVAERQRQLAAAGLGERGTVALRMPPSAEFVAVLLAAWRSGAQAILLDHRLTAVEVDRAVDRLHPRVLAELADGRPQFRSLPEGAEAATEHALVQLSSGSTGPSKVIARTAADLLRELDRYARLPEFPTRGERTVLLSSTVHVLGLVGGLLHALHAGVELVVPQRMTPTGILAAIAEGGAPTTVIGVPFHAELLASAAAPPELPQLRRMVVAGELVRPQLPAAFRARFGVPLGTMYGMTETGVIATDLNGHHHPAVAPVHGMELSVTGGELHIVRERSPYLGPTDPTRWSDGLLHTRDAALIEDGTGLVTVLGRRDSQISIGGLKVDLNEVEQALTGLPGVVEAVVLFADGAIEAYAATAEGVTSAPSERGGPAEQLRELLGKELAGYKLPRRLHLMPRLPRTATGKLLRDVAALRRQADAAR comes from the coding sequence TTGACGCTTACCCCAACCCCGGTACGCGGCGGCACGGTCGCCGCGGACTGGGTGGACGAGCAGTTACTCGCCGGACCGGACGGCAAACCGTGCCTGCGCTTCGGCGCTCCGGTGAACAGGGGCACCCTGCGGGCCCTGGTGGCCGAACGGCAGCGGCAGTTGGCCGCCGCCGGGCTCGGCGAACGCGGGACGGTGGCACTGCGGATGCCGCCGTCGGCGGAGTTCGTCGCCGTCCTGCTGGCCGCCTGGCGCTCCGGCGCCCAGGCGATCCTGCTGGACCACCGGCTGACCGCCGTCGAGGTGGACCGCGCGGTGGACCGGCTGCACCCCCGGGTGCTGGCCGAACTCGCCGACGGAAGACCGCAGTTCCGGTCGCTGCCGGAGGGTGCCGAAGCCGCGACCGAGCACGCCCTGGTGCAGCTCAGTTCGGGCTCGACCGGCCCGTCCAAGGTGATCGCCCGGACGGCCGCCGACCTGCTGCGCGAACTCGACCGCTACGCCCGGCTCCCGGAGTTCCCGACCCGCGGCGAGCGCACCGTGCTGCTGTCCTCGACGGTGCACGTGCTCGGCCTGGTCGGCGGACTGCTGCACGCCCTGCACGCGGGCGTGGAGCTGGTGGTGCCGCAGCGGATGACCCCGACCGGCATCCTGGCCGCGATCGCCGAGGGCGGCGCCCCGACCACCGTGATCGGGGTACCGTTCCACGCCGAGCTGCTGGCCTCGGCCGCCGCGCCGCCCGAACTGCCGCAGCTGCGGCGGATGGTGGTGGCCGGCGAACTCGTCCGCCCGCAGCTGCCCGCGGCGTTCCGGGCCAGGTTCGGGGTCCCGCTGGGCACCATGTACGGGATGACCGAGACCGGCGTGATCGCCACCGACCTGAACGGCCACCACCACCCCGCGGTGGCCCCCGTCCACGGGATGGAACTGTCCGTCACGGGCGGCGAGCTGCACATCGTCCGGGAGCGGTCCCCGTACCTGGGCCCGACCGACCCGACCCGCTGGTCGGACGGCCTGCTGCACACCCGCGACGCCGCGCTGATCGAGGACGGCACCGGCCTGGTGACCGTGCTCGGGCGGCGTGACTCACAGATTTCCATCGGCGGCCTCAAGGTCGACCTGAACGAGGTCGAGCAGGCCCTCACCGGGCTCCCCGGTGTGGTCGAGGCCGTGGTGCTGTTCGCCGACGGCGCGATCGAGGCGTACGCCGCGACCGCCGAGGGCGTCACCTCCGCGCCGTCCGAACGGGGCGGCCCCGCCGAGCAGTTGCGCGAACTGCTGGGCAAGGAGCTGGCGGGCTACAAGCTGCCCCGCCGGCTGCACCTGATGCCGCGGCTGCCCCGGACCGCCACCGGGAAGCTGCTGCGGGACGTCGCCGCCCTGCGCCGACAGGCCGACGCCGCCCGCTGA
- a CDS encoding VOC family protein, translating to MTVPGIAYTELYVEDAHKYAARLRDDWGFTLSEPDSAAPGTAQVVAHQGSIRVLLTSAVEADHPVAAWVRRHGDGVAVIALRHADRASAVAAAERALAAGGERLDGERLGAAGTDGAGTDAAGTDGAGPDGAGTVSGFGDLALRFVGPDDLLPAGELPGDGALLSLDHVAVVVPGGQLDGSVRWAVDGLGFREVFREYVEVGDQAMDSRVVQSPCGTVTFTLLEPDTSRASGQIDGFLTAHGGAGVQHLAYATESITAAVRELGGRGVAFLSTPGAYYEALESRLGPTAIPVAELRDTHVLVDRDHGGELFQIFARSTHPRRTFFLELVERRGAGSFGTANIKALYEAVERERATADS from the coding sequence ATGACCGTGCCGGGCATCGCGTACACCGAACTGTACGTGGAGGACGCCCACAAGTACGCCGCGCGGCTGCGCGACGACTGGGGCTTCACGTTGAGCGAGCCGGACTCGGCCGCTCCGGGCACCGCGCAGGTGGTGGCGCACCAGGGCTCGATCCGGGTGCTGCTGACCTCGGCGGTGGAGGCGGACCACCCGGTGGCCGCCTGGGTGCGGCGGCACGGCGACGGCGTCGCGGTGATCGCGCTGCGGCACGCCGACCGGGCGTCGGCGGTCGCGGCGGCCGAACGGGCGCTGGCGGCGGGCGGCGAGCGACTGGACGGCGAACGGCTGGGCGCGGCAGGAACGGACGGGGCAGGAACGGACGCGGCAGGAACGGACGGGGCCGGGCCGGACGGGGCGGGCACGGTCTCCGGTTTCGGCGACCTGGCGCTGCGCTTCGTCGGCCCGGACGACCTGCTGCCGGCGGGCGAACTCCCGGGCGACGGCGCGCTGTTGTCGCTGGACCACGTGGCGGTGGTGGTGCCGGGCGGGCAGTTGGACGGCTCGGTGCGGTGGGCGGTCGACGGGCTGGGCTTCCGGGAGGTGTTCCGGGAGTACGTGGAGGTCGGCGACCAGGCGATGGACTCCCGGGTGGTGCAGAGCCCGTGCGGGACGGTCACCTTCACCCTGCTGGAGCCGGACACCTCGCGGGCCTCCGGTCAGATCGACGGCTTCCTGACGGCCCACGGCGGCGCGGGCGTCCAGCACCTGGCGTACGCGACGGAGTCGATCACCGCCGCGGTGCGGGAGTTGGGCGGGCGCGGGGTGGCGTTCCTGAGCACCCCGGGCGCGTACTACGAGGCGCTGGAGTCCCGGCTCGGCCCGACGGCCATCCCGGTGGCCGAACTCCGGGACACCCACGTGCTGGTGGACCGGGACCACGGCGGCGAGCTGTTCCAGATCTTCGCCCGCTCCACCCACCCGCGCCGGACCTTCTTCCTGGAGCTGGTGGAGCGGCGCGGCGCCGGCAGTTTCGGCACCGCCAACATCAAGGCCCTGTACGAGGCGGTGGAGCGCGAGCGCGCCACCGCGGACAGCTGA
- a CDS encoding thiamine pyrophosphate-dependent dehydrogenase E1 component subunit alpha, translating to MSLPHLADPAGRYRTMRLIRSFEELALEWVRAGLVVGGTHPYIGQEAVAVGVCAALEPADQLTSTHRGHGHVLAKGADPARLLAELLGRVGGLNGGRGGSMHAADFSLGILGANGIVGAGAPIAVGAAWAARRRGEPTVVASFFGDGALNQGVLLESLNLASIWRAPVVFVCENNGYATTLPAGAAVSGSACGRAEAFGIPAETVDGMDVEAVRAAAGRAVERARAGAGRRSWSA from the coding sequence GTGAGCCTGCCGCACCTGGCGGACCCGGCGGGCCGGTACCGGACGATGCGGCTGATCCGCTCGTTCGAGGAACTGGCGCTGGAGTGGGTGCGCGCCGGGCTGGTGGTCGGCGGCACCCACCCGTACATCGGGCAGGAGGCGGTGGCGGTCGGCGTGTGCGCCGCGCTGGAGCCGGCCGACCAGCTGACCTCCACCCACCGCGGGCACGGGCACGTGCTGGCGAAGGGCGCCGACCCGGCCCGGCTGCTGGCCGAACTGCTGGGCCGGGTCGGCGGGTTGAACGGCGGCCGGGGCGGTTCGATGCACGCCGCGGACTTCTCGCTGGGCATCCTGGGCGCCAACGGCATCGTCGGCGCGGGCGCGCCGATCGCGGTCGGCGCGGCCTGGGCGGCCCGGCGGCGCGGCGAACCCACCGTGGTGGCCTCGTTCTTCGGCGACGGCGCGCTCAACCAGGGCGTGCTGCTGGAGTCGTTGAACCTGGCGTCGATCTGGCGGGCGCCGGTGGTGTTCGTCTGCGAGAACAACGGCTACGCGACGACGCTGCCGGCCGGGGCGGCGGTGAGCGGTTCGGCCTGCGGCCGGGCCGAGGCGTTCGGCATCCCGGCCGAGACGGTGGACGGGATGGACGTGGAGGCGGTCCGGGCGGCGGCCGGGCGGGCGGTGGAGCGGGCGCGCGCGGGGGCGGGCCGTCGTTCCTGGAGTGCCTGA
- a CDS encoding beta-ketoacyl-[acyl-carrier-protein] synthase family protein, which yields MNAPDATAAAGATTAVTAQVTGIGWVTPLGRAVPEVYRALAAGRSGLVAPPPDHPAAGWLRVAGIAPHVPATEVLPPTETRVADRFLLLALAAAEDALADAKLTIRQDTDPERVAVVLATGGGGLESYEQQAAGRRERGRAAVSPYLLPGMLSNMAAARIAIAHGIRGYSSAVITACAAGAQAVAEGLRLIRGGEADVVVCGGAEAPLHPTIAAAFDNSRALAAGWDDPTQASRPFDARRNGFVLGEGSAVLVLERAEHAAARGASAYAALAGWGAATDAHHPTMPRPDGAGAVSSMRAALRSAGLAPSAVDYVNAHGTGTKLGDRAEAAALREVFGGHEPWVSSTKGATGHLLGAGGAVEAAVSALAVAEGLIPPTLNLEQPDEACALRHVRGAAEHGVVRHALSNSIAFGGHNLSLLFGPPSITAKHLGGDS from the coding sequence GTGAACGCCCCCGACGCCACAGCCGCAGCCGGCGCCACCACCGCCGTCACCGCGCAGGTCACCGGGATCGGCTGGGTGACGCCGCTGGGCCGCGCCGTGCCGGAGGTCTACCGGGCGCTCGCGGCCGGCCGCTCCGGGCTGGTCGCCCCGCCGCCGGACCACCCGGCGGCGGGCTGGCTGCGGGTGGCGGGCATCGCCCCGCACGTCCCGGCGACCGAGGTGCTGCCGCCGACCGAGACCCGGGTCGCCGACCGCTTCCTGCTGCTCGCGCTGGCCGCCGCCGAGGACGCCCTCGCCGACGCCAAGCTGACGATCCGTCAGGACACCGACCCGGAGCGGGTCGCGGTGGTGCTGGCCACCGGCGGCGGCGGGCTGGAGAGCTACGAGCAGCAGGCCGCCGGACGGCGCGAGCGCGGCCGGGCCGCCGTCAGCCCGTACCTGCTGCCGGGCATGCTGTCGAACATGGCGGCCGCCCGGATCGCCATCGCGCACGGCATCCGCGGCTACAGCTCGGCCGTGATCACCGCCTGCGCGGCGGGCGCCCAGGCGGTCGCCGAGGGCCTGCGGCTGATCCGCGGCGGCGAGGCGGACGTGGTGGTGTGCGGCGGCGCGGAGGCCCCGCTGCACCCGACGATCGCCGCCGCCTTCGACAACTCCCGTGCGCTGGCGGCCGGCTGGGACGACCCGACGCAGGCGTCCCGGCCGTTCGACGCCCGCCGCAACGGCTTCGTGCTGGGCGAGGGCAGCGCCGTCCTGGTGCTGGAGCGCGCCGAGCACGCGGCGGCCCGGGGCGCGTCCGCGTACGCCGCGCTGGCCGGCTGGGGCGCGGCCACCGACGCCCACCACCCGACCATGCCGCGTCCGGACGGCGCGGGCGCGGTCTCCTCGATGCGGGCCGCGCTGCGTTCGGCGGGCCTGGCGCCGTCGGCGGTGGACTACGTCAACGCGCACGGCACCGGCACCAAGCTGGGCGACCGGGCCGAGGCGGCGGCGCTGCGCGAGGTGTTCGGCGGCCACGAGCCGTGGGTCAGCTCGACCAAGGGCGCCACCGGCCACCTGCTGGGCGCGGGCGGGGCGGTGGAGGCGGCGGTGTCGGCGCTGGCCGTCGCCGAGGGCCTGATCCCGCCCACCCTGAACCTCGAACAGCCGGACGAAGCCTGCGCGTTGCGGCACGTCCGGGGCGCGGCCGAGCACGGTGTCGTGCGTCACGCCCTGTCCAACTCGATCGCGTTCGGCGGCCACAACCTGAGCCTGCTGTTCGGCCCGCCGAGCATCACGGCCAAGCACCTCGGAGGGGACTCATGA
- a CDS encoding phytanoyl-CoA dioxygenase family protein gives MTTAIDRFELTEEESALLPTVEEVLEYAERGWYLSRRLFSDAELDALQAATERYYAGERDRELPARPPHLASWRPSDGPVQRHNDYVHYEHAEIGRILRKPLLGAVAARLAQAAEIRLFQATLIYKPPVPGEPSNVVPWHFDKHYWQTSTSQRMLTAFLPFHDCTEEMGTITMVDGSHRWEERPGGDDSTRHFAARDRSELEQLLHENAEFNGTEVRTVPIEIPRGHVSFHHCRTYHGSGPNRSAQPRRAVSLHLQDGSNRYRSYLRPDGSPVVYNHDAVVRRDADGRPDYADPEFCPVLWRSGR, from the coding sequence GTGACCACCGCGATCGACCGGTTCGAGCTGACCGAGGAGGAGTCGGCGCTGCTGCCGACCGTCGAGGAGGTGCTGGAGTACGCGGAGCGCGGCTGGTACCTGTCGCGGCGGCTGTTCTCCGACGCCGAGCTGGACGCGCTGCAGGCCGCCACCGAGCGCTACTACGCGGGCGAACGGGACCGCGAACTCCCGGCCCGGCCGCCGCACCTGGCGTCCTGGCGGCCGTCGGACGGGCCGGTGCAGCGGCACAACGACTACGTGCACTACGAGCACGCGGAGATCGGCCGCATCCTGCGCAAGCCGCTGCTGGGCGCGGTCGCGGCGCGGCTGGCGCAGGCGGCGGAGATCCGGCTGTTCCAGGCCACGCTGATCTACAAGCCGCCGGTGCCGGGCGAGCCGAGCAACGTGGTGCCGTGGCACTTCGACAAGCACTACTGGCAGACCTCCACCTCGCAGCGGATGCTGACCGCGTTCCTGCCGTTCCACGACTGCACCGAGGAGATGGGCACCATCACCATGGTGGACGGCAGCCACCGCTGGGAGGAGCGCCCCGGCGGCGACGACTCGACCCGGCACTTCGCCGCCCGGGACCGCTCCGAGCTGGAGCAACTGCTGCACGAGAACGCCGAGTTCAACGGCACCGAGGTCCGTACCGTGCCGATCGAGATCCCGCGCGGGCACGTCTCCTTCCACCACTGCCGCACCTACCACGGCTCGGGCCCGAACCGGTCCGCGCAGCCGCGCCGGGCGGTGTCGCTGCACCTGCAGGACGGCTCGAACCGCTACCGCTCGTACCTGCGGCCGGACGGCTCGCCGGTGGTGTACAACCACGACGCGGTGGTGCGGCGCGACGCGGACGGCCGGCCGGACTACGCGGACCCGGAGTTCTGCCCGGTGCTGTGGCGGTCGGGCCGGTGA
- a CDS encoding class I adenylate-forming enzyme family protein: MSLRTLRAVLSADSSVGAGNVLTTRVEQGLGLDSPTLTFDTPVDGHPADTALTLRQLDLAVRARAAALHARGVRRRDPVAVQASAAAEQVLCFLALSRLGAIPALLNPALDADTSARYLRRLNAVGLLADAAHAKALADVDFGAPVLADTAELADGDPESAPEPYRHWPTDPVAITHSSGTTGLPKAVLHSHQSLYAAIRHRLLLPRPQGIDRVLSALPAAHAATLIAVNLALSFDAQLHLISQQSGPAVLEAIERWQPLGVYGFATTWADLARQDLSARDLSSVGLWWNTGDCAHEAHIRRLVAQGSRETATRQGRVRTAGSVFIDGLGSSEMGHSHFFITHTVDSERYGRCVGRPHAFVDCAVLDPDGNELGPGRVGELGTRSPTLSPGYWNDSVTTHRTRVRDYFLTGDLVYRDEDGYYYHVDRAVDTVDLGDGRRLHTAASEERVLAACPDVHDCTVVAFRDGGRTVADVLLQLDPAADQDADRTAEVLAALEPHVAAAVRTVLAVPDGRIPLGPTGKVRKVLLRQRHLAEAGAGTVTGAGTGAR; the protein is encoded by the coding sequence ATGAGCCTCCGCACCCTTCGCGCCGTGCTGTCCGCCGACAGCTCCGTCGGCGCCGGTAACGTCCTGACCACCCGGGTCGAGCAGGGCCTCGGCCTGGACTCGCCGACCCTGACCTTCGACACCCCCGTCGACGGCCACCCGGCGGACACCGCCCTGACGCTCCGTCAACTCGACCTCGCGGTACGGGCCCGGGCCGCCGCCCTGCACGCCCGGGGGGTGCGCCGCCGCGACCCGGTCGCCGTGCAGGCGTCCGCCGCGGCCGAGCAGGTGCTGTGCTTCCTCGCGCTGAGCCGGCTCGGCGCGATCCCGGCCCTGCTCAACCCGGCGTTGGACGCGGACACCTCGGCCCGCTACCTGCGCCGGTTGAACGCGGTCGGGCTGCTCGCGGACGCCGCCCACGCCAAGGCCCTGGCCGACGTGGACTTCGGCGCGCCCGTCCTCGCCGACACCGCCGAACTCGCCGACGGCGACCCGGAGTCGGCGCCCGAACCGTACCGGCACTGGCCCACCGACCCGGTCGCGATCACCCACTCCTCGGGCACCACCGGCCTGCCCAAGGCGGTGCTGCACTCGCACCAGAGCCTGTACGCGGCGATCCGCCACCGCCTGCTGCTGCCCCGGCCGCAGGGCATCGACCGGGTGCTCAGCGCGCTGCCCGCCGCGCACGCCGCCACCCTGATCGCGGTCAACCTGGCGCTCAGCTTCGACGCCCAACTGCACCTGATCTCCCAGCAGTCGGGCCCGGCGGTGCTGGAGGCGATCGAGCGCTGGCAGCCGCTGGGCGTGTACGGCTTCGCCACCACCTGGGCCGACCTGGCCCGGCAGGACCTGTCCGCCCGCGACCTGTCCTCGGTCGGCCTGTGGTGGAACACCGGCGACTGCGCGCACGAGGCGCACATCCGCCGCCTGGTCGCCCAGGGCTCGCGCGAGACCGCCACCCGGCAGGGCCGGGTCCGCACCGCCGGGTCGGTGTTCATCGACGGCCTGGGCTCCTCCGAGATGGGCCACTCGCACTTCTTCATCACCCACACCGTCGACTCCGAGCGCTACGGCCGCTGCGTGGGCCGCCCGCACGCCTTCGTCGACTGCGCGGTCCTCGACCCGGACGGCAACGAGCTCGGCCCGGGCCGGGTCGGCGAGCTGGGCACCCGCTCGCCCACCCTGTCGCCCGGCTACTGGAACGACTCGGTGACCACCCACCGCACCCGGGTCCGCGACTACTTCCTCACCGGCGACCTGGTGTACCGCGACGAGGACGGCTACTACTACCACGTGGACCGGGCCGTCGACACCGTCGACCTGGGCGACGGCCGCCGCCTGCACACCGCCGCCAGCGAGGAACGCGTCCTGGCCGCCTGCCCGGACGTGCACGACTGCACCGTGGTCGCCTTCCGCGACGGCGGGCGGACCGTCGCCGACGTGCTGCTCCAGCTCGACCCGGCCGCCGACCAGGACGCCGACCGCACCGCCGAGGTGCTCGCCGCGCTGGAGCCGCACGTGGCCGCCGCGGTCCGCACCGTGCTGGCCGTCCCGGACGGGCGCATCCCGCTCGGCCCGACCGGCAAGGTCCGCAAGGTGCTGCTGCGCCAGCGCCACCTGGCCGAGGCCGGAGCCGGGACCGTCACCGGGGCCGGGACCGGCGCGCGGTGA